ATAGGTGTTTGGTGCAGACCACAGCTTCTGTACCCGCTGTGAAACAAAGTCAGCTCACCCTCCTCAGCGTGCCCGCCGCGTCTGCTTCCCGCGAGCGCCCCCCGCCCCCGTGGCGCTACCGCCGCGTCTTCTTGACAACGGAGGCCTTATAGGTGTTCGGCCCCCACGTTCGCCTTCTGGCAGGCTGATCTCCACGACCCCCTCGCCCTGGCGCAGGAGTTCGAGTGCATCCGGAAGCGTGCGGGAAAGGATGGACAAGAGACGAGCGTTTGCCATGTTCCCACACCGGAGCCACAAGACCTGAGGTGGCGTGCCGAGCCGATCCACGAGATCGACAAAATCTTCGTCCTTCGTGAAAACGACTACCTTCGCCGCGCGCGCCTTGTCGAAGATCTCTGGGTCTTCCGCTTCTCGCAGGCCCAGATCGCGGACGTGCAGCGCCTCCACGGCAAACTGTCGATGAATCCACGGACAGAGCTTTGGAGAGATGTGGGCGTCCAGCCAGAGGATCACGGAAGGACCACGGCATGGCTGGCGCGACTGCTCGCAAACCGCAAGCAGGCATGGATGTCCTCGATTTCGAGATCAGGATGTTCCCGGATGATCTGCTTCGGGGTCATTCCGGAAGCGAGAAGCTCCAAAACGTCGGACACGCGAATCCGCATGCCGCGAACGCACGGACGCCCTCCGCATTGCCGCGGGTTGACGGTGATCCGATCCATCAATTGAGCCATGCTCGTTCTCTAGCGCAGGTCGGAGGCCCAGCCGAACGTAAAAGGGTTTTTCCGTCATCCGGCGCGACGGGGCGGTGCGCGAGATGGTGTGATGGTTGCCGCCGGATGGCGGAAAGGCCCCGTTGAACTGAACCGCTGATCACCGCCGGTGCTCCCCACGTGTTATGGGAATTGTAGGGCGATTACGGGCCGGATGGCAAGCGCGCGGGGTGCTCGAAGGCGGGGGCGATCGGGCGCAGAGAGGCGACGCCGGAGCCACACCGGGGGTGACGAACGACGCGAACGCGGGCGATGGCGCTGGCGTGCGGCGCGCGAAGCGGCGCAGGGGCGCATGCGGGCATACCACGGCTCAACGGTCGCAGCGCGATCGTGAAAACGCAGGAAGTCGGTGGGTCTGGACGGCCGCGGGTGACCATGACATGTCGTGTACGGCCGCCAGACTCTGTGAACCATCGGCGCGGGCGGGAGGCAGGAGTTCCAGCACTTGCAGCGGCCCGCCGCACTTGGGGCAGGTGGGCGCCGGCGCGGCGTCGGGGCCTGGTTCTGCGTCGAGGCGCTGACGTGTCGGTCGACGGCCAGCGCGGTAGGGAACTGCGTGATCTCCGGCTCGCCCATCTCCGCGGGGTGGTGCTTCTGGTGCAACAAGTTCGGCTGGCGGGCGATCGAGGCAAGACCCTGGCTCGCCTTGAGTCTGACCAATGTTATGGTCATAATCTCGTCGGATGGCGAGGGCGAAGCGGACTTTCGAGATTGCCTGCAGGCCGGCGACCGTGCGCCATCTGGACGCAATCGAGGCAAAGTACTTGGGTTTGATCCGTACGACGATCAAGGAGCAGTTGTCGTATGAACCGTTCGACGAAACGACGAATCGCAAGCCGCTGCTTCGGCAGTCTCCATTCGGAGACAACATCTGGGAGATTCGCTTCGGCCCGCAAAACCGCTTGCGCGTCTTCTACTGTTGCGATCCGGACGAGGCTCGCCGCGTGCTCGTCGAGGCGATCGGAGTCAAACGAGGACACCGGCTCACGATCGGTGGCCAGGAGGTGAAGTATGAGAGCTAGCGTGGCGCAGGCCAAGGCGCGTTTCAGCGAGATGATCGACGCCGCGCGCGGCGGCGAACCGGTCGTCGTTACTCGCCACGGTGAGCCTGTCGTCGCAGTTGTCCCCGTGCCGCTCGATCCTGACGAGCGCGAGCGCTTTCTCCTGGCACATAACCCGATCTTCCGGAGTATCATCGAGGTGTCGCGCGACAGCGGTGAACCGATTCCTCACGACGACATCTGGCGGCTGGTGGCGAAACATCGTCGTCTGGCCGAACAGGAGCCTTCCAGCCGACGGAGCACAAAGACGCGCCGCAGCTGAAGGTTGGCGATGTACCGCCCTTCGGCGGGGCCTAGCGCGGGCTGGCGCCCGCAACCCAAAGCTCGACAGGGGTATCCCGTCATGCCCGCAATCCTTAGAGCCTGCCCCCGCGAAGGCGTGGGGCATCCAGGGGCGGTGGGGCTCCGGATGGATTCCCGCCTTCGCGGGAATGACGGAGGGAAATCTGCGCGCCACGCCAAGACTTTCAGCCATATCAGTTCAGGACAGGCTTGATCCAGTGCACATACGCCTGCCTGCGCCGAGGCTTCGGCAGGCAGGCCTCGGTCCGGCAGTTGGAGGATCGCAGGCAAGATGCCTGCACCACCGGGAGAGCGGCCTGGACTACCGGCGGGGCCGTCGGCGCCACTGAGGCGAGGGATCGCAGGCGGGGACGCACGTCGGCGCCGGCATCGGCGGCA
The window above is part of the Deltaproteobacteria bacterium genome. Proteins encoded here:
- a CDS encoding DUF5615 family PIN-like protein, with amino-acid sequence MILWLDAHISPKLCPWIHRQFAVEALHVRDLGLREAEDPEIFDKARAAKVVVFTKDEDFVDLVDRLGTPPQVLWLRCGNMANARLLSILSRTLPDALELLRQGEGVVEISLPEGERGGRTPIRPPLSRRRGGSATGAGGARGKQTRRAR
- a CDS encoding DUF433 domain-containing protein, which gives rise to MAQLMDRITVNPRQCGGRPCVRGMRIRVSDVLELLASGMTPKQIIREHPDLEIEDIHACLRFASSRASHAVVLP
- a CDS encoding addiction module toxin RelE, producing the protein MRHLDAIEAKYLGLIRTTIKEQLSYEPFDETTNRKPLLRQSPFGDNIWEIRFGPQNRLRVFYCCDPDEARRVLVEAIGVKRGHRLTIGGQEVKYES
- a CDS encoding type II toxin-antitoxin system prevent-host-death family antitoxin, with product MAQAKARFSEMIDAARGGEPVVVTRHGEPVVAVVPVPLDPDERERFLLAHNPIFRSIIEVSRDSGEPIPHDDIWRLVAKHRRLAEQEPSSRRSTKTRRS